CCGCCGGCTTCTGGCTGGAGGCGACCGGGATGGTGGGCGAGATCACCGTCGAAGCGGTCTCCTCGCGTTTCGAGCCGGTAACCTTCAGCGTGACGGCCGCGGCCTGACGACTGATCACCCGATCCGCACCTGGCTGTCCGGATCGAAGAACACGGCCTTGTCGAGATTGAAGGCAAGGCGAGTTGTCTGTCCCGGAGCGATGCCGGCATCGGCGCGCAGGCGGGCGACGACGGATTTGCCGCCGAGCTTGGTGACGGCGAAGGTGTCGGAGCCGGCCGGTTCGACCACCTCGATCAGGCAATCGTCCTCGGTCAGCGAGCGCGCCTTGCGGTCGGCGCCGTCGGGGTCGGTCAAGGCTTCCGGGCGGATGCCGAAGATCACTTGTTTTCCGGCATAGGAAGACAGGCCGTGATTGCCTGAGACCACCGGCAGTCGGAGCGGGGCGGCGTTCGGCCGCTCCAGCGCGACGGCAAGCCCGGCCGCGCCATTCTCGACGGTGGCGTTCAGCAGGTTCATCGCCGGCGATCCCATGAAGTCGGCGACAAACAGATTGGCGGGGTTGTTATAGATCTCGGCCGGCGTGCCGAACTGCTGCAGCACCCCGTCCTTCAGCACGGCGATCTTGGTCGCCAGCGTCATCGCCTCGATCTGGTCGTGGGTGACATAGACGAAGGTGGTGCCCATGCGCTGGTGCAGCCGCTTGATCTCGGTGCGCATGTCGACACGCAGCTTGGCATCGAGATTGGACAGCGGCTCGTCGAACAGGAAGACCTGCGGATTGCGCACCAGCGCCCGACCCATGGCGACGCGCTGGCGCTGGCCGCCGGAAAGCTGGCTCGGCTTGCGGTCGAGCAGATGGCCGATCTGCAGCATGTCGGAGACCTGCTTGATCGCCTTGGCGCGCTCCTCCTTCGGAACGCCGCGGATCTCCATGCCGAAGGCGATATTGCCCGCCACCGTCATGTTCGGATAGAGCGCATAGGACTGGAACACCATGGCGATGTCGCGCTTGGAGGGATGCAGGCCGCTGATATCGCGCCCGTCGATGCGGATATCGCCAGAGGTGATCGTCTCCAGCCCGGCAATGGTGTTGAGCAGGGTCGACTTGCCGCAGCCGGACGGGCCGACCAGCACGAGAAAGCCGCCCTTTTCGAGTTCGAGGTCGATCCCCTTGAGAATGTCGATGGCGCCGAAGCGTTTTCTGAGACCGGAGATTTCGAGGAAGGCCATGGGTTACCCTTTGACAGCGCCCGCCATCAGACCGCGCACGAAGTAGCGGCCGGCGAGGATATAGACGATCAGCGTGGGAACGGCCGCGATCATCGCCGCAGCCATGTTGACATTGTATTCGACCACACCGGTCGAGGTGTTGACGACATTGTTCAGCGCCACCGTCATCGGCATGGAATCACCGGTGCCGGCATAGGCCGAGGCAAACAGGAAGTCGTTCCAGATATTGGTGAACTGGTAGATCACCGTGACGACGATGATCGGCAGCGAGTTCGGCAGCATGATGCGGCGGAAGATCTGGAAGAAGCTGGCGCCATCGACCTGGGCGGCCCTTACCAGCTCGGTCGGAAAGGCCTCGTAGAAATTGCGGAAGAACAGCGTGGTGAAGCCGAGGCCGTAGACGACATGCACGAAGACCAGATTGACGGTCGGATTGCCGAAGCCGAAGGTAAAGCCGGTGGCGTTTTGCAGCGTCATGCCGAAGCGGCCGAGCGAACCGAGGATCGTTGCCATCGGCAAGAGCACCGACTGGAACGGGATGAAGCAGGCAAACAGCATCAGCCCGAACACCAGCGTATGGCCGGGGAAACGCCACTTGGTCAGCACATAGCCGTTCAGCGCCCCCATGATGGTGGAGATTGCCACCGCCGGCACCACCATCTTGATCGAGTTCCAGAAGTAGCCCTTGATGCCGGCGCAAGTCAGCCCGACGCAGGTCTCGCCCCAGGCCTTGATCCAGGGATCGAAGGTCGGCGTCTGCGGCAGCGCCAGCATGTTGCCGTTCTGGATCTCGTCCATAGTCTTGAACGAGGTGGTAAGCATGACGAAGAGCGGCATCAGATAGAGGACGGCGAAGATGACCAGCAGGCCGTAGATGACCAGCCGGCCGATCCAGCGGGTGTTGTTATTCCTGTTGTCGCCGCTCTGCGAAGGCGGTGTGGTCGCAGTTATCGTCGAAGAGGTGACGCTGCTCATCGCGCCTTCTCCTTCAGTTCGGAATAGAGATAGGGAACGATGATCGCCGAGATCGTCATCAGCATGATGATGGCGCTGGCCGAGCCGACGGCCATCTCGTTGCGCTTGAAGGTGTATTCATACATGAAGTTCGATGGCAGCCAGGCCGAGCCGCCGGGGCCGCCGGAGGTCAGCGCCACCACCAGGTCGTAGGACTTGATTGCCATATGGGCGAGCACGATGAAGGCCGAGAGAAAGATCGGCCGCAAGAGCGGAATGACGATGCGCCGATAGAGCTGGAAAGCGGAAGCGCCGTCGATCTGGGCCGCCTTCATGATCTCGCCGTCGATGCCGCGAAGACCGGCCAGAAACATCGCCATGACGAAGCCGGACGCCTGCCAGACACCGGCGATGACGACGGTGTAGATGACGAAGTCCTTGTTCTTGATCCAGTCGAAGTGGAAGCTCGTCCAGCCGAAGTGGTGCAGCGTCTGCTCGAGCCCAAGGCCGGGATCGAGGAACCATTTCCAGGCAACCCCGGTGACGATGAAGGACAGCGCCATCGGATAGAGGAAGATCGGCCGCAATATGCCTTCACCGCGGATCTTCTGGTCGAGCAGGATGGCCAGGAACAGTCCGAGCGCCAGGCAGATGCCGATATAGAGAAAGCCGAAGATCGCCATGTTGGTGATCGAGGTATACCAGGAGGACGGCGGATCGCTCTCGAAGGTCCAGCGCCACAGCCGCTGATAGGCGCGCGCCCCGGTCAGCGCATAGGACGGAAAGGTCTTGGAATTGGTGAACGACAGATAGGCCGTCCAGACGATGAAGCCGTAGACGAAGACCAGGGTGATGACGAAGCTCGGCGCCAGCACGATCTTCGGCAACGCATCCTGCAGCCGGCCTCTGAGCGAGATCGGCGTCGATTGCGCCGGCGTCAGAACCGGATCGGTGGTCGCAACGGTGCTCATGGAATGTCGTCTCCCTCCTGCATGATGGTGGCCCTGCATGATCCCTGCATAGCCTCTCCGCACAATCGTCGCGGGATGATCGTCGGAGCCTGAGGCTTCCCCGCGACAATGCGCGGGGAAGCGGTGTCATCGAGCGTGGTCTCAGCGGGCGTCGTCGATCGCCTGGACGAGCTGCTTGACGGCTTCGTCGGAGGTCTTGATCTGGCCGTGGACGAACTTCGAGACGACATCTTTGTAGGCATTGGCGATGGCCGGCGGTGCGCCATAACCCTGGGCCAGCGAGCCGAACAGCGTGCCGCCCTCATTGGCAGCCTTCAGGTCGGCGATGCCCTTCTTGCCGCAGGCGTCGAAGTCGGTGTCGGGAACGTCGGTGCGGGCCGGCACCGAACCCTTGACGACGTTGAAGGCCGACTGGAAGCTCTTCGACAGCGTTGCGGTCGCCAGCGCCACCTGGGCCGCCTTGCGGTCGTCGGGGACGTTGAACATGCCGAACATGTCGGAGTTGTAGACGACGCTGCCTTCGGTGCCGGGGAAGCGGTAGCAGAGGAAGTCGGTATTCGGGGTCTTCTTGGCGGCGACGAATTCGCCCTTGGCCCAGTCGCCCATCACCTGCACCAGCGCATCACCCTTGATGACCATGGCGGTCGCCAGATTCCAGTCGCGGCCCGAGAAGTTCGGATCGACATATTTGATGATCGTCGCCAGATTGTCGAAGGACTTCTTCATCGTGTCCGACTTCAGCGATTCCTCGTCGAGGTCGTTGAAAGCCTTCTTGTAGAATTCCGGACCGCCGGTCGACAGCACGATGGAATCGAACATCGTCGCTTCCTGCCAGTTCTGGCCGCCGAGCGCCAACGGGATCACACCCGCAGCCTTGGCCTTGTCGAGCAGCGCGATCAGCTCGTCGAAGCTCTTCGGCTGGGTGCCGCCGATCTTGTCCATCACCGCCTTGTTGATCCACAGCCAGTTGACCGAATGCACGTTGACCGGGGCTGCGACCCACTTGCCGTCATAAACCGAGAACTTCTGCAGCGCTGCCGGCACCGACTTGTCCCAGCCTTCCTTCTTGGCCGTCTCGGTCAGGTCGCCCATGACGCCGGCCTGGGCATAATCGAGCACGGTATAGCCGAGCATCTGCGAGGCTGTCGGATAGGTGCCTGCGGCAACCATCGCCTTCAACGCCGTCATCGCCGCATCACCGCCGCCGCCGGCAACCGGCACGTCCTTCCAGGCAAAACCTTCCTTCGACAGATCCTGCTTCAAAACGTTCAGCGCCGCTGCCTCGCCGCCAGACGTCCACCAGTGCAGCATCTGAACTTCTTTCACGTCAGCTGCCTGGGCGCCACCGAGGCCAGCCATCATCACGACGGCAATCGCCGCCGAGCTCAAAAACTTGCGCATGAATTTCCTCCCATTTGAAAATCGGCGGCGGGCCCTCCCTGCCGCCCGATGTTTTCCGCCGTTGCAGCGGTCGACATACGGCCGCGCTCCTCCGCGCGGTTGATAATTTAAAACGTTATAAGCGTGTAGTCGTCAAGCCCTTTCTCGACTCCCGAGAAAAATATGGTTATTTCACTATATATCTGATTTAGTTCGCTAAATTTTAAACAACTAACAAACCGTTAAAATTTATGTCGACTACGACAATTTCACCTTTGCCTATGAGGCGACGCGCCGGCTGATCGCCAAGGAGCGCAGAAAGGTGGCGGTGATCCTGCCGCCGAAACGGCTGACCTTCTGCCAGCATATCCTGCACGGCTTCATGACCGCGGTGCGCGAGGCAGGCATCGCCTACGAGATCCCCGAAGCGGTCGATCTCGATACGCCGGCGGACGTGCTGCGCGATTTCATCTGCAGCCGCGCCGTCGCCGCGGATGCTCCCGAAGGGTTCATCTGTCCCGGCGAAGTCTCGGCTCTCGCCGTCATCAGCGGCATGAGCGACGCCGGCCGGACGCTCGCTGTCGATTACGATATCGTCGCCAAGGAAACGTCCCGCCTTCTTACCCAGCTGCAGCCGAAGGTCGATACGATTCACGAGGATCTCACAGCGGCCGGCGAGGATCTGGGGCGCATGCTGCTGCAGCGCATCAACAATTCCGATGCCCAGGATCTGCACCTGCTGCTGCCGCCGCAGATCAACTTTCCGATCGGCTAAACCCAACTCTGAAGCCTGGCGTCTTAAAACTATTTCCCTGACGCGTGATTTGCCCTAAAAGCACGCCGTAATCCGGTCGCAGCCCACCCGGTCAAAACAAGGGAATCCAAAATATGAAGACCATCGTCGTCTGCTCCGGCGGACTCGACTCCGTTTCGCTTGCGCACAAGATAGCAGCGGAAGAACAGCTTATCGGCCTCGTCTCCTTCGACTACGGCCAGCGCCATCGCAAGGAACTCGACTTCGCCGCGCGGTGCGCGGAACGCCTTGCCGTTCCCCATCATGTCATCGACATCGCAGCCATCGGCGGCCATCTCAGCGGATCGGCCCTGACCGACGATATCGAGGTTCCGGATGGCCACTATGCCGAGGAGAGCATGAAGGCCACTGTCGTGCCGAACCGCAATGCCATCATGCTGGCCATCGCATTCGGCTTAGCGGCCGCGCAGAAGGCAGATGCCGTTGCTGTTGCCGTGCATGGCGGCGACCACTTCATTTACCCCGACTGCCGCCCGGGCTTCATCGACGCCTTCCAGCGCATGCAGAACGAAGCGCTGGAAGGTTATGCCAGCGTCAAACTGCTTGCACCTTATGTCAACGTTTCCAAAGCGGCGATCGTGACCGACGGCGGGAAACACGGCACACCCTTTGCGGAAACCTGGTCTTGCTACAAAGGCGGCAGCCTCCATTGCGGCCGCTGCGGAACCTGCGTGGAACGCCGCGAAGCTTTCCATCTTGCCGGCGTGCCCGATCCGACGGAATACGACGACGATGACTTCTGGAAAGCGGCCGTGTCGCAATATTCCGCCACGGAGGTGCGTTGATGTACCGCATCACCAAGGAGTTTCATCTCTCCGCCTCGCACCAGCTGGATCACCTGCCTGCCGACCATCAATGTGCCAGGCTCCACGGCCACAACTACGTAGTGGTCGTCGAACTCGCCGCCGAAAACCTGAATGATGACGGCTTCGTTCGCGACTATCACGACCTTTCGCCGCTCAAGCGCTATATCGACGAAGCCCTCGATCATCGACATCTGAACGAGGTCTTCGGCCATTCGAAAGTCACCTCCGAATTCCTGGCCAGGCATTTTTACGACTGGTGCAAACAGCGCTTCCCCGAGACATCGTCGGTGCGCGTCAGCGAGACGCCGAAGACGTGGGCGGAGTACAGGCCGTGAGCGGCGAGATCATCCGTGTCAGCGAGATCTTCGGCCCGACCATACAGGGCGAAGGCCAGTTGATCGGGGTGCCGACGGTGTTCGTCAGGACAGGCGGCTGCGACTACCGCTGCTCCTGGTGTGACAGTCTTCACGCGGTCGACAGCACGTTCCGGGATCAGTGGAGTGCCATGTCCTCCGAGGCGATCTGGCAGGAGGTCACGAAGCTCTCCGGAGGCAGGCCG
This Rhizobium sp. NZLR1 DNA region includes the following protein-coding sequences:
- a CDS encoding sugar ABC transporter permease, which gives rise to MSTVATTDPVLTPAQSTPISLRGRLQDALPKIVLAPSFVITLVFVYGFIVWTAYLSFTNSKTFPSYALTGARAYQRLWRWTFESDPPSSWYTSITNMAIFGFLYIGICLALGLFLAILLDQKIRGEGILRPIFLYPMALSFIVTGVAWKWFLDPGLGLEQTLHHFGWTSFHFDWIKNKDFVIYTVVIAGVWQASGFVMAMFLAGLRGIDGEIMKAAQIDGASAFQLYRRIVIPLLRPIFLSAFIVLAHMAIKSYDLVVALTSGGPGGSAWLPSNFMYEYTFKRNEMAVGSASAIIMLMTISAIIVPYLYSELKEKAR
- a CDS encoding carbohydrate ABC transporter permease; this encodes MSSVTSSTITATTPPSQSGDNRNNNTRWIGRLVIYGLLVIFAVLYLMPLFVMLTTSFKTMDEIQNGNMLALPQTPTFDPWIKAWGETCVGLTCAGIKGYFWNSIKMVVPAVAISTIMGALNGYVLTKWRFPGHTLVFGLMLFACFIPFQSVLLPMATILGSLGRFGMTLQNATGFTFGFGNPTVNLVFVHVVYGLGFTTLFFRNFYEAFPTELVRAAQVDGASFFQIFRRIMLPNSLPIIVVTVIYQFTNIWNDFLFASAYAGTGDSMPMTVALNNVVNTSTGVVEYNVNMAAAMIAAVPTLIVYILAGRYFVRGLMAGAVKG
- the queC gene encoding 7-cyano-7-deazaguanine synthase QueC; this translates as MKTIVVCSGGLDSVSLAHKIAAEEQLIGLVSFDYGQRHRKELDFAARCAERLAVPHHVIDIAAIGGHLSGSALTDDIEVPDGHYAEESMKATVVPNRNAIMLAIAFGLAAAQKADAVAVAVHGGDHFIYPDCRPGFIDAFQRMQNEALEGYASVKLLAPYVNVSKAAIVTDGGKHGTPFAETWSCYKGGSLHCGRCGTCVERREAFHLAGVPDPTEYDDDDFWKAAVSQYSATEVR
- a CDS encoding ABC transporter substrate-binding protein translates to MRKFLSSAAIAVVMMAGLGGAQAADVKEVQMLHWWTSGGEAAALNVLKQDLSKEGFAWKDVPVAGGGGDAAMTALKAMVAAGTYPTASQMLGYTVLDYAQAGVMGDLTETAKKEGWDKSVPAALQKFSVYDGKWVAAPVNVHSVNWLWINKAVMDKIGGTQPKSFDELIALLDKAKAAGVIPLALGGQNWQEATMFDSIVLSTGGPEFYKKAFNDLDEESLKSDTMKKSFDNLATIIKYVDPNFSGRDWNLATAMVIKGDALVQVMGDWAKGEFVAAKKTPNTDFLCYRFPGTEGSVVYNSDMFGMFNVPDDRKAAQVALATATLSKSFQSAFNVVKGSVPARTDVPDTDFDACGKKGIADLKAANEGGTLFGSLAQGYGAPPAIANAYKDVVSKFVHGQIKTSDEAVKQLVQAIDDAR
- the queD gene encoding 6-carboxytetrahydropterin synthase QueD, whose amino-acid sequence is MYRITKEFHLSASHQLDHLPADHQCARLHGHNYVVVVELAAENLNDDGFVRDYHDLSPLKRYIDEALDHRHLNEVFGHSKVTSEFLARHFYDWCKQRFPETSSVRVSETPKTWAEYRP
- a CDS encoding ABC transporter ATP-binding protein; this encodes MAFLEISGLRKRFGAIDILKGIDLELEKGGFLVLVGPSGCGKSTLLNTIAGLETITSGDIRIDGRDISGLHPSKRDIAMVFQSYALYPNMTVAGNIAFGMEIRGVPKEERAKAIKQVSDMLQIGHLLDRKPSQLSGGQRQRVAMGRALVRNPQVFLFDEPLSNLDAKLRVDMRTEIKRLHQRMGTTFVYVTHDQIEAMTLATKIAVLKDGVLQQFGTPAEIYNNPANLFVADFMGSPAMNLLNATVENGAAGLAVALERPNAAPLRLPVVSGNHGLSSYAGKQVIFGIRPEALTDPDGADRKARSLTEDDCLIEVVEPAGSDTFAVTKLGGKSVVARLRADAGIAPGQTTRLAFNLDKAVFFDPDSQVRIG